One part of the Botrytis cinerea B05.10 chromosome 8, complete sequence genome encodes these proteins:
- the Bcdtc3 gene encoding Bcdtc3 — translation MIAIFEVKTHFQKYALEGSGSISANCNNLSLQYSMMLLAQTFKKLVIVWDNGAPPDFPEEQLKDKIPVILLQILHRTLHAQNNNGFWGTLIPCEITAYGILTLIDATFFPWAREHDKQVLRAIRTGQSYLNQHRGSWDKITYTWVEKVSYGSSVLSRTYCVAATHAAKNYPTNSVQWKPLHNILDIPIDRFANFAKLFSAIPPFASEGSWKLTAPIMEGYLFLPRLRRIRLGIFPRRNMADDKYLQYIPSTWTGCNNKGIFFEINLIWDMMVISMLNYQADEFMEAVLGHHGSAKHLIRGLFSKTTLQNDPLSSQESSLLDRGVITPVSSDDDLPDDSTNHEKDTFIRFKEYIINHPSIQKASDISLAHPSEQLEAFLLAHLTHSTDNSRFAQLSGHDSDFPVTFPASRNYWDWVRSISAVHTSCPYSWDWVSCRMTSERGDEPFPTALTKYLSAELGQHLAVMCRMYNSYGSLARDKAEGNLNSMDFPEFEDCGVIPMSSDATEKQTSAELQERRGALMEMAEYGRECLLIVKARLRPLLDERLRGVLDVFVNVTDLYGQIYIARDIASRMV, via the exons ATGATAGCGATATTTGAAGTCAAAACCCATTTTCAGAAATACGCGCTTGAGGGAAGTGGAAGCATCAGTGCAAACTGTAAT AATCTCTCTCTGCAGTATTCGATGATGCTCTTAGCCCAAACATTCAAAAAACTTGTGATAGTCTGGGACAATGGAGCACCACCAGACTTTCCAGAAGAACAGTTGAAAGACAAGATTCCTGTAATTTTATTACAGATTCTACATCGCACATTGCATGCCCAAAATAACAATGGTTTTTGGGGTACTTTGATCCCGTGCGAGATAACTGCGTATGGCATCTTGACTTTAATTGATGCGACTTTCTTTCCCTGGGCCAGAGAGCATGATAAGCAAGTGCTTAGAGCCATACGTACAGGTCAAAGTTATCTGAACCAACACCGAGGTAGTTGGGATAAGATTACTTATACCTGGGTTGAAAAAGTCAGTTACGGATCAAGCGTTTTGTCCAGAACATATTGTGTGGCAGCGACCCATGCAGCCAAAAACTATCCTACAAACTCAGTACAATGGAAACCACTTCACAATATCCTCGACATTCCCATCGATAGGTTCGCAAATTTTGCCAAGCTTTTCTCTGCGATTCCTCCCTTCGCGAGTGAGGGCTCATGGAAGCTCACTGCCCCTATTATGGAAGGgtatctctttcttccacgACTACGTCGAATTCGCTTGGGCATCTTCCCTCGCAGAAACATGGCAGACGATAAGTATCTGCAGTATATTCCTTCCACATGGACTGGTTGTAACAATAAAGGGATATTCTTTGAGATCAACCTAATTTGGGATATGATGGTCATCTCAATGTTAAATTACCAGGCAGACGAATTCATGGAGGCTGTACTTGGACACCATGGCTCTGCGAAACATTTAATCCGGGGTCTGTTTTCCAAAACAACTCTTCAAAATGATCCTTTATCGAGTCAGGAGAGTTCTTTGCTAGATCGTGGCGTCATAACACCAGTAAGCTCCGACGATGATTTACCAGATGATTCCACAAATCATGAAAAAGACACTTTCATCCGCTTCAAGGAGTACATTATAAACCATCCTTCCATTCAGAAAGCTTCAGATATATCTTTAGCTCACCCCAGTGAGCAATTGGAAGCCTTTTTACTCGCCCATCTCACCCATTCAACCGACAATTCTCGCTTCGCGCAACTTTCAGGACATGATAGCGACTTCCCCGTCACATTCCCAGCATCGAGAAACTACTGGGATTGGGTGCGCAGTATTTCTGCCGTCCATACATCATGTCCCTATTCATGGGACTGGGTATCGTGTCGAATGACATCAGAGCGAGGAGACGAACCATTTCCAACCGCGCTCACAAAGTATCTTTCTGCAGAGCTGGGTCAGCATCTAGCAGTGATGTGTCGCATGTATAATAGTTATGGCTCGTTGGCGCGCGACAAGGCGGAAGGAAACCTTAACAGCATGGATTTCCCCGAGTTTGAAGACTGCGGCGTAATTCCAATGTCTTCTGACGCCACGGAAAAGCAGACTTCGGCAGAACTGCAAGAGAGGAGAGGCGCGTTGATGGAAATGGCAGAGTATGGGCGTGAATGTCTCCTCATCGTTAAAGCGAGATTGAGACCTTTGCTTGATGAGCGGTTAAGAGGTGTATTGGATGTCTTCGTCAATGTAACGGATTTGTATGGGCAAATCTATATTGCTAGAGATATTGCTAGTAGGATGGTGTag
- the Bcdtc3 gene encoding Bcdtc3 — MLNVCCLCANKLDKNLSLQYSMMLLAQTFKKLVIVWDNGAPPDFPEEQLKDKIPVILLQILHRTLHAQNNNGFWGTLIPCEITAYGILTLIDATFFPWAREHDKQVLRAIRTGQSYLNQHRGSWDKITYTWVEKVSYGSSVLSRTYCVAATHAAKNYPTNSVQWKPLHNILDIPIDRFANFAKLFSAIPPFASEGSWKLTAPIMEGYLFLPRLRRIRLGIFPRRNMADDKYLQYIPSTWTGCNNKGIFFEINLIWDMMVISMLNYQADEFMEAVLGHHGSAKHLIRGLFSKTTLQNDPLSSQESSLLDRGVITPVSSDDDLPDDSTNHEKDTFIRFKEYIINHPSIQKASDISLAHPSEQLEAFLLAHLTHSTDNSRFAQLSGHDSDFPVTFPASRNYWDWVRSISAVHTSCPYSWDWVSCRMTSERGDEPFPTALTKYLSAELGQHLAVMCRMYNSYGSLARDKAEGNLNSMDFPEFEDCGVIPMSSDATEKQTSAELQERRGALMEMAEYGRECLLIVKARLRPLLDERLRGVLDVFVNVTDLYGQIYIARDIASRMV, encoded by the coding sequence ATGTTAAACGTATGTTGTCTTTGTGCTAACAAACTGGATAAGAATCTCTCTCTGCAGTATTCGATGATGCTCTTAGCCCAAACATTCAAAAAACTTGTGATAGTCTGGGACAATGGAGCACCACCAGACTTTCCAGAAGAACAGTTGAAAGACAAGATTCCTGTAATTTTATTACAGATTCTACATCGCACATTGCATGCCCAAAATAACAATGGTTTTTGGGGTACTTTGATCCCGTGCGAGATAACTGCGTATGGCATCTTGACTTTAATTGATGCGACTTTCTTTCCCTGGGCCAGAGAGCATGATAAGCAAGTGCTTAGAGCCATACGTACAGGTCAAAGTTATCTGAACCAACACCGAGGTAGTTGGGATAAGATTACTTATACCTGGGTTGAAAAAGTCAGTTACGGATCAAGCGTTTTGTCCAGAACATATTGTGTGGCAGCGACCCATGCAGCCAAAAACTATCCTACAAACTCAGTACAATGGAAACCACTTCACAATATCCTCGACATTCCCATCGATAGGTTCGCAAATTTTGCCAAGCTTTTCTCTGCGATTCCTCCCTTCGCGAGTGAGGGCTCATGGAAGCTCACTGCCCCTATTATGGAAGGgtatctctttcttccacgACTACGTCGAATTCGCTTGGGCATCTTCCCTCGCAGAAACATGGCAGACGATAAGTATCTGCAGTATATTCCTTCCACATGGACTGGTTGTAACAATAAAGGGATATTCTTTGAGATCAACCTAATTTGGGATATGATGGTCATCTCAATGTTAAATTACCAGGCAGACGAATTCATGGAGGCTGTACTTGGACACCATGGCTCTGCGAAACATTTAATCCGGGGTCTGTTTTCCAAAACAACTCTTCAAAATGATCCTTTATCGAGTCAGGAGAGTTCTTTGCTAGATCGTGGCGTCATAACACCAGTAAGCTCCGACGATGATTTACCAGATGATTCCACAAATCATGAAAAAGACACTTTCATCCGCTTCAAGGAGTACATTATAAACCATCCTTCCATTCAGAAAGCTTCAGATATATCTTTAGCTCACCCCAGTGAGCAATTGGAAGCCTTTTTACTCGCCCATCTCACCCATTCAACCGACAATTCTCGCTTCGCGCAACTTTCAGGACATGATAGCGACTTCCCCGTCACATTCCCAGCATCGAGAAACTACTGGGATTGGGTGCGCAGTATTTCTGCCGTCCATACATCATGTCCCTATTCATGGGACTGGGTATCGTGTCGAATGACATCAGAGCGAGGAGACGAACCATTTCCAACCGCGCTCACAAAGTATCTTTCTGCAGAGCTGGGTCAGCATCTAGCAGTGATGTGTCGCATGTATAATAGTTATGGCTCGTTGGCGCGCGACAAGGCGGAAGGAAACCTTAACAGCATGGATTTCCCCGAGTTTGAAGACTGCGGCGTAATTCCAATGTCTTCTGACGCCACGGAAAAGCAGACTTCGGCAGAACTGCAAGAGAGGAGAGGCGCGTTGATGGAAATGGCAGAGTATGGGCGTGAATGTCTCCTCATCGTTAAAGCGAGATTGAGACCTTTGCTTGATGAGCGGTTAAGAGGTGTATTGGATGTCTTCGTCAATGTAACGGATTTGTATGGGCAAATCTATATTGCTAGAGATATTGCTAGTAGGATGGTGTag